The region CGGTCGAAGTAAGGCTCTGCCTCCTTCAACTGCCAGTCCGCCACCTTCTTGATCGCCGCATCCACAGCCTTAGGCGTAATCGCCGGAGAAAGATCCCTGGCCAAAGGCCCAGCCACCGCCTCGGCCGGCGCACTGCCAAAGTGCCGGGACCCGTCCTTATCGATCCCCGCCTGCATCGCCGCGCTCGGCTGCGGATAAGCTGCCTGCTGCGCAATCAACTGCGACGAAAGCGCGCTGAAGCCAAGAAAAACGAACGAACGAACATACCGGTTCTGCATCATGCGAGAGAGTGCCTTTCCGTGTGCTACAGAAGAAGAAATCTATGGTTTTCTTCCTAGAGGTGTCAATAGGAAAATATTTTCAGACTGCATCCCCATTCACCCTACGCAGCCGTATACGATGGCTTCCGGGCACACAAGTTCCTTGCCGCATCACTCGGCCACAAGAGGTTTCATCATGTCACGTCGTCATCCGCACACCGTCCTGGCCACATCGCTCCTCTTCGCCTCCGCACCTCTGCTCGCCCAGTCCAGCTACTCCTTCACCTGCGCGCCAACCAAGCCGGGCACCCCGGCCCTCACCGCCGCCACCCGCTACGCCACCCCCGCCTCATCCGCAGGCTTCGACCTCGTAGCCGCCCCCGTCACCTTCGCGAAAAACTCCTGCTCCAGCGACAAGCCCTTCTTCTTCTCCGCAGCCGAGCCAGACGGCAGCTACCAGGTCACCCTCACCCTAGGCTCGCCCACCGCCTCCGTCGTCACCGTCCGCGCCGAGTCCCGCCGCCTCTTCGTAGACCGCATGGTCATCCCCGCAGGAGCCTCCCGCCAGGTCGTCTTCAACGTCCACGTCCGCACCGCCCCCATCCACTCCGACAAAGTATCTCCTGACCTGCCAGTCCCCACTGTCAAGCTCAAACCCCGAGAGATCGGCGCACTCGACTGGGACGACAAGCTCACCCTCGAGTTCAACGGCACCAACCCCAGCGTCCGTTCCATCGCCATCAAGCCCATCACCAACGTCCCCACCGTCTATCTCGCCGGCGACTCCACCGTCGTAGACCAGGACAAGGAGCCCTGGGCCGCCTGGGGCCAGATGCTCCCCGTCTTCTTCGGCCCCGGCCTCACCATCGCCAATGAAGCCGAGTCCGGCGAAACCATCCGCAGCTTCGTCGGCGAGCGCCGCCTCGACAAGGTCCTCTCCACCATCCGCCCCGGCGACTACCTCATGATCCAGTTCGCCCACAACGACCAGAAGCAGGGCACCGGCTACGTCCCCGCCGAGACCGACTACAAGACCTACCTCCGCCGCTACATCTCGGACGCCCGCGCCCACGGAGCCTTCCCCATCCTCGTCACCTCCATGAACCGCCGCACCTTTGACGCGGCAGGCAAGATCACTCCCAGCCTCGGCGACTACCCCCAGGCCATGCGCGACATCGCCGCAGAACAGAAGGTCCCTCTCATCGACCTCAACGCCATGAGCAAAACCCTCTGGGAGACTATGGGCGAGACCGGCACCCTCAAGGCCTTCGTCCACTACCCCGCCAACACCTTCCCCGGCCAGTCAGAGGAGCTCAAGGACGACACCCACTTCAACTCCTACGGCGCCTATGAACTGGCCCGTGCGGTCGTCCAGAGCATTCGCGACCAGCACCTCGCGTTAGCCCCATACCTGATCAAGAACAACCCCACCTTCGACCCCACCCACCCCGACCCGGTCGCCACCTTCACCATGCCCCAAAGCCCCATGGTCGACACCGCCAAACCCTACGGACGTTAGCCCTGGGGTTTGAGGTACTGATCCACCGGAGCATGAGCAGCCTTCAACGCCTGAACAACATAGCCCGCATTCATTTCGGCACCCTCCGCACTCGTATGCGTATGGTCCTTCGGAAACAGCAGCGCAGTAGCCTCCGGCCCCGTGGCCTGCAGTCCATCGGCCTCCAGCGTCCCCATATCGACCAGCAGCACATGCTGCTGCGCCGCCAGGTCCTTCAACTGCGCGTCGTACCCCATGTCCCGCTCGATCTGCCCATCCTTCCAGATATTGCGGATGGTCAACGTCATCAGCATCGGGGTCACCTTCTTCTCCCGAGCCTCCCTGATGTACTTCCGCAGATACCAGCCATAGGTATGGACAATCTCGTGATGCCCATCCGGCAGCGTCACCTCCTTGTACTCATCGCCTAGCCCCTTCAGCGTCCCACGCGGCTTCGCGCCGTCCAGATCGCCGCCGTCGTTATGCCCCATCTGCAGGATGAGGAAGTCCCCCGGCTTCATCTCCGCCAGCACCTTATCCCAAGCCCCCTCGTTGATGAACGTCCGGCTGCTCCGCCCCGCCCGCGCCCGGTTCGCCACATTGATCTTCGTCGTGTCGAAATAGTGCGCCAGGTGATCGCCCCAACCCAGATCAGCCTGGTTCCGAGCAGTAGAGTCCCCCACAATGAACAGCGTAGGCAGCGCCGGATTCAGCGGCGCTTGTTGCTCTGCCGTCAACGACCCCTGAACCGGAGCATCCGGAGTTCCCGGAACCTGCCCCCAGACCACCCCACTCACCAACATCAACCCAGCAAGAACAAGCCCACGCATCGTCATCTCCCAACGCCCAGCGTCTCAGCAGCTTTCATATAGTTCCCATACCCAACGATCACGGTAGACCCAATCAGCAACGCCAGCCCGCAAGCCACCAGCATCTTCGTCCGCATGCTCGTCCCCTTCCACTCCTTCAGGAAGATCCCCCAGAGCGTCGCGAAGATGATGATGCTTGCCATGTGCAGAGTCCAGCTTGAGAAGTCGTACTTACCCATCTTCGTCTGACCCATCGAGTAGAAGAAGAACTGGAAGTACCAGATCACGCCCGCCAGGCCCGCGAAGAGGTAGTTGAACAGCAGCGTCGCACCAGACAACCGCTCCGAGTACTGCGGGTCTTCAGGATCGAAGTCAGCCAGCGTGTCGCCAGTCGTCTTAGCCGCCCGCATCGGGTTCAGCCCCGGCGTCCCCGTAAACTGCCCAATCGACCGGTTCTTCAAAATCAGAATCGAAGACCAAACAAAGTTCGTAATAAACCCGCCCCAAAGTACGACCACCAGGATCGGCAGGTTCTGCCAAAGATCCAACCGTCCACCAGCCAGCAGCCGCTCCTTGGTCAGATCGCCGATCGGCTTACCCGCATCCAGCCCAAACGCAAAGAACGAGCTCATCAGCCCCGCAAGCACTGCAATCGCCAGCCCCTTGCCGAAGTTGAAGTCCGTCTCGCCCGCCTCTTCCTTCTCCTCCGGCGTGAACTCCTTGTCTTTGGAGATGCCCGCCGCTCCGTTCACCGCCACGCCGATCACGCAAACCGCCACCCCCAGCAAAATCACCTGCCCGGAGCTCTGGTGCAGAATCTCCCCGAACTGCCCATGGATGATCGGAGGCACCACGGTCCCAAACGCCGCACACAATCCCAGCGCAATCGCATACCCCAACGCGATCCCCAGATAGCGGATCGCCAGCCCGAACGTCAGCCCACCCACACCCCACAGAATCCCAAACAGCAGCGCATAAATGACGTTCCGTGGATGCGCCGCATACGACTCCCGCAGAATCCGGAACAGGTTCGGCACAAAGTAACATCCAAGCACCAGCGGCGCAATAATCCATGCCGCCACACCCTGGATCAGCCAGTAGATCTCCCACGACCAGCGCTTGATTCCGCGAAAAGGGATAAAGTTGGTGGCGGACGCAAACCCGCCGATCCAGTGGTAGATAACGCCGATAAACGGATTGCTTCCCAACGCATGCCTCGTGAACGGAATGTACGCCCAATTGTCGTAAGCCTAAATCGCACTCATCGTATCTGATCGAAAGTGCGAAAGGGAAATATACTGCCTATTGAATCGGCCGCCGGCTCTTCGCTCCCCGGCAGCCCGCTCCCCGGAGGTCCCTCGTAGTGCGAGTCTCGCTCTTCATCACCTGTTACAACGACACTCTCTTCCCGGACACAGGTAAAGCCGTCGTCCGCGTCCTCGAGCGTCTCGGCCACACCGTAGACTTCCCCGCCGGCCAGACCTGCTGCGGCCAGATGCACTACAACACCGGCTACCAGGCAGACGCCATGCCGCTCCTCGAGCGCTTCGTCGAGCAGTTTCGCAACTCCGAAGCCGTCGTCGTCCCATCCTCCTCCTGCGTCGCCATGATGCGCGACCATTACCCCATCATGGCCGCCCAAATCGCCAGCCAGGGCAAGCACCCCCAACTCGTCCGTGAGGTCGAAGCCCTCCTACCCCGCGTCTTCGAGTTCTCAGAGTTCCTCACCCAGCGCCTCGGCCTGGAAGACGTAGGAGCCTACTTCCCCCACCGCGTCACCTATCACGCAAGCTGCCACGGCCTCCGCAACCTGCACCTCGGCGATGGCCCCCAGAAGCTCCTCCGCGCTGTCCGCGGCATAGACCTCGTAGAGATCAGCGGCCTCGAGCAATGCTGCGGCTTCGGCGGAACCTTCGCCGTCAAAAACGCCGAGGTCTCGAGCGCCATGCTCGCAGAGAAGACCACCGCCATCCTCAACACCAAAGCAGAGGTCTGCACCGCCTGCGATAACAGTTGCCTCATGCACATCCAGGGTGCGCTCCATCGCCAGCGCACCGGCGTCCGCACCCTCAGCCTTGCTGAGATCCTCGCCAGCGACGAAGGAGCCCAGGCATGAGCGGCACCGCCCTCGACCCACGCACCGCCCCCATCTTTCCCATGGCCGCCCACAAGCTCCTTGGCGATTCCCAACTCCGCAAGAACGTCCGCCACGCCACGGACGTTATCCAGAACAAGCGTCGCATCGTGGTCGGCGAGATGCCGGACTGGGAGGCCCTCCGAGAGTCCGGCAAGCAGCTTCGCGCCCACACCATGCAGCACCTCGGCCACTACCTCCAGCAGTTTGAGCGCAACTGCATCGCCGCGGGAGGCCAGGTCCACTGGGCCCGAGACGCCGCCGAAGCCCGCCAGATCGTCGTCGATCTCGCCCAGTCCGCCAAAGCCAAAGAGGTCATCAAGATCAAGTCGATGACCACCGAGGAGATCTTCCTCAACCCGGCTCTCAAGGCCGCCGGCATCCAGCCTTTCGAGACGGATCTAGCCGAACTCATCATCCAACTCGGCGGCGACCAGCCCTCCCATATCGTCGTCCCAGCCCTGCACAAGAACCGCGCCCAGATCCGTGAGATCTTCATGCGCGAGATGAACCTCCCTAACCTCGGCCACACCCCGCAGGACCTCGCCGACGCGGCCCGC is a window of Granulicella tundricola MP5ACTX9 DNA encoding:
- a CDS encoding rhamnogalacturonan acetylesterase codes for the protein MSRRHPHTVLATSLLFASAPLLAQSSYSFTCAPTKPGTPALTAATRYATPASSAGFDLVAAPVTFAKNSCSSDKPFFFSAAEPDGSYQVTLTLGSPTASVVTVRAESRRLFVDRMVIPAGASRQVVFNVHVRTAPIHSDKVSPDLPVPTVKLKPREIGALDWDDKLTLEFNGTNPSVRSIAIKPITNVPTVYLAGDSTVVDQDKEPWAAWGQMLPVFFGPGLTIANEAESGETIRSFVGERRLDKVLSTIRPGDYLMIQFAHNDQKQGTGYVPAETDYKTYLRRYISDARAHGAFPILVTSMNRRTFDAAGKITPSLGDYPQAMRDIAAEQKVPLIDLNAMSKTLWETMGETGTLKAFVHYPANTFPGQSEELKDDTHFNSYGAYELARAVVQSIRDQHLALAPYLIKNNPTFDPTHPDPVATFTMPQSPMVDTAKPYGR
- a CDS encoding rhamnogalacturonan acetylesterase; translation: MRGLVLAGLMLVSGVVWGQVPGTPDAPVQGSLTAEQQAPLNPALPTLFIVGDSTARNQADLGWGDHLAHYFDTTKINVANRARAGRSSRTFINEGAWDKVLAEMKPGDFLILQMGHNDGGDLDGAKPRGTLKGLGDEYKEVTLPDGHHEIVHTYGWYLRKYIREAREKKVTPMLMTLTIRNIWKDGQIERDMGYDAQLKDLAAQQHVLLVDMGTLEADGLQATGPEATALLFPKDHTHTSAEGAEMNAGYVVQALKAAHAPVDQYLKPQG
- a CDS encoding L-rhamnose/proton symporter RhaT; translation: MGSNPFIGVIYHWIGGFASATNFIPFRGIKRWSWEIYWLIQGVAAWIIAPLVLGCYFVPNLFRILRESYAAHPRNVIYALLFGILWGVGGLTFGLAIRYLGIALGYAIALGLCAAFGTVVPPIIHGQFGEILHQSSGQVILLGVAVCVIGVAVNGAAGISKDKEFTPEEKEEAGETDFNFGKGLAIAVLAGLMSSFFAFGLDAGKPIGDLTKERLLAGGRLDLWQNLPILVVVLWGGFITNFVWSSILILKNRSIGQFTGTPGLNPMRAAKTTGDTLADFDPEDPQYSERLSGATLLFNYLFAGLAGVIWYFQFFFYSMGQTKMGKYDFSSWTLHMASIIIFATLWGIFLKEWKGTSMRTKMLVACGLALLIGSTVIVGYGNYMKAAETLGVGR
- a CDS encoding (Fe-S)-binding protein is translated as MRVSLFITCYNDTLFPDTGKAVVRVLERLGHTVDFPAGQTCCGQMHYNTGYQADAMPLLERFVEQFRNSEAVVVPSSSCVAMMRDHYPIMAAQIASQGKHPQLVREVEALLPRVFEFSEFLTQRLGLEDVGAYFPHRVTYHASCHGLRNLHLGDGPQKLLRAVRGIDLVEISGLEQCCGFGGTFAVKNAEVSSAMLAEKTTAILNTKAEVCTACDNSCLMHIQGALHRQRTGVRTLSLAEILASDEGAQA